The following are from one region of the Nicotiana tabacum cultivar K326 chromosome 3, ASM71507v2, whole genome shotgun sequence genome:
- the LOC107800030 gene encoding uncharacterized protein LOC107800030, with translation MAQQEMSFSWFSLLSLLVFKVFVCGVFSLNPNGSEYISAVGDPGMRSDSLRVAIEAWNQCNEVGEEAPKMGSPRAAECFDVLNSQQQGRNCSACTRVPPSLVHRVTEEDNLLGIGKSFDGLDKRALFNPDLYAAEKELYLGSKCQVDDKPNPWQFWMIMLKSGNMDTYAAKCPKNGHKVGPFGPPSQFPCFGKGCMNQPLIYHNYTYLQGPNETTLKGGFYGSWDLDSGLSQTSVNENISYYSVTWQKELGQGSWIFHHVLRTSTKYPWLMLYLRSDATSGFSGGYHYQTRGMSKIIPESPNFKVRFTLNVINGGGPNSQFYLMDMGSCWKNNGQPCNGDVTTDVTRYSEMILNPATPSWCKPDNPKLCPPYHTFPNGTRVHRSETSRFPYEAYHLYCAPGNGEHVEQPSVPCDPYSNPQPQEILQILPHPVWGEYGYPTTKGQGWIGDPKTWELDVGRLSQSLYFYQDPGTVPAKRKWSSIDLGTEIYRDANQVAEWTVSDFDILVPNNN, from the exons ATGGCTCAACAAGAAATGTCATTTTCTTGGTTCAGTTTGCTTTCTCTTTTGGTATTCAAAGTGTTTGTTTGTGGTGTTTTCTCCTTAAATCCAAATGGAAGTGAGTACATTTCAGCTGTTGGGGATCCAGGGATGAGATCAGACTCGTTAAGGGTGGCGATAGAGGCATGGAACCAATGCAATGAAGTTGGAGAAGAAGCGCCCAAAATGGGAAGCCCAAGAGCTGCAGAATGCTTTGATGTTCTTAATTCTCAGCAACAGG GGAGAAATTGTTCTGCCTGTACTAGAGTTCCACCCTCATTGGTACACAGAGTTACTGAAGAGGACAACTTGCTAGGGATAGGAAAATCTTTTGATGGATTAGATAAAAGGGCACTTTTTAATCCAGACCTTTATGCAGCAGAGAAAGAACTGTATTTAGGATCAAAATGTCAAGTTGATGACAAGCCAAATCCATGGCAATTTTGGATGATCATGCTTAAGAGTGGTAATATGGATACTTATGCTGCTAAATGTCCGAAAAACGGTCACAAAGTAGGTCCATTTGGTCCTCCTAGCCAATTTCCATGTTTTGGTAAAGGATGTATGAATCAGCCATTGATTTACCACAATTACACATATTTACAAGGTCCTAATGAGACTACACTTAAAGGAGGTTTTTATGGATCATGGGATTTGGATTCTGGTTTGAGCCAAACAAGTGTAAATGAGAACATTTCTTACTATTCTGTAACATGGCAGAAAGAACTAGGACAAGGAAGCTGGATTTTTCACCATGTTTTAAGGACCTCAACAAAGTATCCTTGGTTGATGCTTTACCTTAGATCAGATGCCACATCTGGTTTTTCTGGTGGATACCATTATCAAACTAGGGGCATGTCAAAAATT ATACCAGAATCACCAAATTTTAAGGTAAGATTCACATTGAATGTGATCAATGGGGGAGGTCCAAATAGCCAATTTTATCTAATGGATATGGGAAGCTGTTGGAAAAACAATGGACAGCCATGTAATGGAGATGTAACTACAGATGTAACAAGATATAGTGAGATGATCTTGAATCCAGCAACACCATCCTGGTGCAAACCAGATAACCCAAAATTGTGCCCTCCATATCACACATTTCCTAATGGAACAAGAGTTCATCGAAGCGAGACGTCTCGTTTTCCCTATGAGGCTTATCATTTGTATTGTGCACCAGGGAATGGGGAGCATGTTGAGCAGCCTAGTGTTCCATGTGATCCTTATAGTAATCCTCAACCTCAGGAGATTTTGCAGATTTTGCCACATCCTGTTTGGGGAGAATATGGTTATCCTACTACCAAAGGACAAGGTTGGATTGGAGATCCAAAAACATGGGAGCTTGATGTTGGGAGGCTGTCCCAATCCCTATATTTTTACCAG GATCCAGGCACTGTACCAGCAAAGAGGAAGTGGAGTTCAATTGACTTGGGAACTGAAATTTATAGAGACGCTAATCAAGTGGCAGAGTGGACTGTCTCTGATTTTGACATTCTTGTACCCAATAACAATTAG
- the LOC107800031 gene encoding uncharacterized protein LOC107800031: MKWAKKKPSSSLINHVFPVSWLSKFKQKKNGNTENQEAAKMKQKSKANLTSLTSPTNVSLKEGRFYGGDDDDDPYWRLSFTEDRFEAYHQNQQIQNPLWNGSYDECDQVSAWNSKILLGEEDHKFNYMVSRKITEKPKKMWITQKEAEFSNRKMNSVRDEKLRKLSRKALEQRIAENAREPDQEEEEEERAAAVIEKDIFEIEPENEKVMQKRKEKTTAYCTRNTRSVTDSSQNTVEETYMFESLNLDEEADELSEEEFESECLEMKDMKIKEMSEKSDYQQRKSVYINQKRRRKHGVKLRAYSPRTTAKIECRIKALEDMKKAKMKMRQETKERSGGDRTVFDSYAVVKSSFDPFRDFRESMIEMITQRGIKNSEELEELLACYLTLNCDEYHDLIIKVFRQVWFELNQVNIGAGLQNCCCSDDLGIA, translated from the coding sequence ATGAAGTGGGCAAAGAAGAAGCCTTCATCTTCATTGATCAATCATGTTTTCCCTGTTTCTTGGCTCTCAAAATTCAAACAAAAGAAGAATGGCAACACTGAGAATCAAGAAGCAGCAAAAATGAAGCAGAAGAGCAAGGCGAATTTGACTTCTTTGACATCGCCGACGAATGTTAGCTTGAAAGAAGGCAGATTCTATGGTggggatgatgatgatgatccttaCTGGAGGCTTTCTTTTACTGAAGACAGATTTGAAGCTTATCatcagaatcaacaaattcagaACCCACTCTGGAATGGTTCTTATGATGAATGTGATCAAGTTTCAGCTTGGAATTCCAAGATTCTTTTGGGAGAAGAGGATCACAAGTTCAATTATATGGTTTCAAGAAAGATAACGGAAAAGCCCAAGAAAATGTGGATTACACAGAAAGAAGCAGAATTCAGTAACAGAAAGATGAATTCTGTCAGAGATGAGAAGCTGAGGAAACTGAGTAGAAAAGCTCTGGAGCAGAGAATAGCAGAAAATGCAAGAGAACCtgatcaagaagaagaagaagaagaaagagcagCAGCGGTGATAGAGAAAGATATATTCGAAATAGAGCCCGAGAATGAGAAGGTAATGCAAAAGAGGAAGGAGAAAACAACAGCCTATTGTACAAGAAATACGAGGAGTGTGACTGATTCCAGTCAGAATACAGTCGAGGAAACTTACATGTTTGAATCTCTGAATCTAGATGAAGAAGCTGATGAATTgtctgaagaagaatttgaatcAGAATGCCTAGAGATGAAAGacatgaaaatcaaagaaatgtCAGAGAAAAGTGACTATCAGCAGAGAAAATCAGTGTACATAAACCAGAAGAGAAGACGAAAACATGGTGTTAAACTCAGAGCATATTCACCAAGAACAACAGCCAAGATAGAATGCAGAATCAAAGCTCTTGAAGACATGAAGAAAGCAAAGATGAAGATGAGACAAGAGACAAAGGAGAGATCGGGAGGAGACAGGACAGTTTTCGATAGCTATGCTGTTGTAAAGAGTTCATTTGACCCTTTTAGGGACTTCAGAGAGTCGATGATTGAGATGATAACACAGAGAGGGATAAAAAACTCAGAGGAGCTTGAAGAGTTATTGGCTTGTTATCTGACACTGAACTGCGATGAATACCATGATCTCATTATCAAGGTCTTTCGGCAGGTATGGTTTGAGCTGAACCAGGTTAATATTGGAGCAGGATTGCAGAATTGTTGTTGTTCTGATGACTTGGGAATTGCTTAA